AATCAGTCAAATGTCCGACGGAAAACCGCTTGGGTACTCAAAGTGAGAATTGCTGAACCAAACTCGAACCTGCGTTTGCAGGTGAGGGTTTGAACCGGGTGTGCGTAGGGGCGGGTTTGAAACCCGCCCTGCAGAACATCTATTTTGTGAAAGTGATGGATTCGAAGAATTCTTTCACCCAGGGTTCGTCGCGGGCGGGCTGGTCGGTGGCGATGTTGACCTGGTAGTAGCGGTTGGGGGTGACGGCGTAGTAGTTGGTGAAGACGCCGGCTGCGTCCTCGACGACGAACCATTCCGTTCCACCCATCGTCACGGGTTTCGGGGCGCCCAGGCCGAGCATGGCGTAGACCTTCATATCGGCCGGGATGCGCTCGGCGAGCAGGCGTTCGCGATCGGCTCCGGGCACGTCGAAGGCTTTCACCGTAACCATCCAGCTGTCGCGCATGACGTGGCCCTTGATGAAATACCCAACGCCGATTCCCGGCCAGACGACCTTGTCGGCCCGCGAGAAGCACTCGGGAACGGTAAACGCGAAGCCGCCCTCCCTCGACTCGACCCGGTCGCCCTTCGTCGGACTTTTCGATTTCGTGACCTCGGCGTCGGAGATCGGTTTCAGTGCAGTGTTCGTATACGCCGGCACAAAGGCGGTGAAGACGGAAACGCCTTCCACATTCTTGTCAGCGCCGTATCTGAACTCGAGGCCGATGCTCGTCACGGCCTTGACCCCGCCCCAGTCCTTCGCGGCTGAACGGTAGAAATACGTTTCAGACCGGCCGTCGTTCACGGTCATGTCCGGCTTGCGGTAGACCTGCCTGACGCGGGATTTCGGCGTGCCGATGCCGACGCCGCGGCTCGTCATGACCCGGGTTCGTTTCGCGCCGAAAAGATCGATGCGTCCGACGGCGGTCGCATCCATGAACGACTGGGTGACGAGCGCGTCGTCGCCGTATTTCTGGTACTCGGCGAACTTCGGCGAGACGGACGTCGAGAAGAAACTCTCTGCCCGCGCGAGCGGGTCGCCAAGCCGGAGCCAATTTTCCCCGACCAGGATGCCGGCTTCCTCGGGAACGATCAGCAGGGGCTCGTCGGCCGGCGCGGCTTTCCACTCCGGCGGCGACGGGTCGGCAGGCGGAACGTAGGACGAGTAGTCCTTGAGCGACTTCTGGAGCGCCTCCGGGTTGTCGTCGGCACGCAGGGCCCGACGAAGGACGATCTCGGGCATCTCGAAGGATGGCAGAGGCGTTTCCGGCTTTTTGTGCGGGTCGGCGAGGTAGTTCACAACGTCCTGCGGCGTCGGGCGGTCGTACAAGACGACAGGGTGGGTGACGATCTTCCCGTAGAGATCATAATCGAGCCACGCCGTGCCGTTATCGCCCCATTCCGTGCCCCAGGAGTTGTACAGCTTGAGGGCGTGGCGTTTGTCATCATACCCGACGATGACGAGGTAGTGGACCGAATCGATCGTCGTGTCGGTGATCTTCTTCAGGATCGGATTCTTTTTGTTCAGTTTATAGAACTCAGAATATATATCCATCGTGCAGACGACGGGGTCGCCGCCGGCGAGGATCGCCTTGAGCGTCGGAATATCGCCGTACGGCAGGCGCCGGAAGGTGAGGTTGCGGAAGGCGCGCGCGAATGTGCGCAGGTCTTCGGACGGCACCGTCTCGTCATCGGGAATATACGGAAAGAGCGAGAGGGGAACGCAACCGACGTCGATCGAGAGGAAGAGGGCGTTGTGGTCGCGGAACCCGTTCTCGTCAGGGCTCTTGTATAACAGATTCGTGATGAACGTCGGGCTGAAGATGTGATTCGGCCCGTAGTTCCAGCCGTGTTCGAGTTTCTCGTGGTAGCTCTTCACCGCGTAAGCCACCGCCCAGCCGGGGCATGTGTTGTCGAACTGCTTGCCGACCGGAGGAAAGTCGGGCGAGAGGTCGACGGCCGGCGGCAGGTTCACGTCGGGCTTTCCCGACAGCGTCGTGAACTTCCGCACCATCCGGACCTCCTGGATGGCCAGGAATTGTTCGTCCGTCATCGGCACCACGCCGGTGAACTGGGTTGCGGAAGCGGTTGCGCCAAAGGCGGGCATGCCGGGAGCGAGCGGGAGAACCGCCAGTGCGACCGCAAGAAACGCCGTTCGAACCGTTGAACTCATGACAGCCGTCACATTCCTCTCATCCGGATGAGTATATATCAGTATCTACGCATGCGCAACCGCGCGTGAAAAAGCCGTACGCAATGAAAGGGCGGTTCTCGGGTCAGAGTTCTTCCGCGGCCTGAGTTTCGGAGTCGAAGATCGTCGACAGGCCGGAGAGGCCGGTGACCTGGAAGACGTCGCGATACAGGTCTGACACGCCGACGAAGCCGAGGGCGGCCTTGTGGGTCGCGGACAGGTCTTCGGCGACCTCGAGCAGTTTCGTGATGCCGGGACTGTTGATGACCGTCACCCCGGCGAGATCGATCAGCACCTTTCGGGAGCCACGATCGACGGCTTCCAGGAGAAACAGCCTGAGCCTCTCGCAGGTCTCGCCGTTGAGGTACCCGGCCGGGCGAACGATATATATATCACCAGATATTACGAAAGAAAATGCGTTCTCTGTCATCCTTCGACTATATGCTGGGGTGGATGTGAAAGTCAAACATCGAACAGGGCGGGAATGACATACGGGGCTGGTGTAGGGGCGGTTCGCGAACCGCCCCTACGGAAGCATGGCGATCGTCTTCGTGGGGAAGGGTTTCTGGATATCTGTGATTCGGTTGTTGGAAAACTGATGCGGTCCTTTGACAAGTTGTGCGGAGTTCTCTACTCTGAGAAAAACGAGTTTCGACCGAACGGGCGGATGAGAACGTTTTTATCAAAACTGCTGGTGATCTTCATCTTCGGATTTCTCCCGGCGGTCTCGGGGTATATCGCCGTCGGGAAGCTTCTCGAACATGGGGCATCCTCGCGGGTCGACCGACTCGGGAACCGGCTGCGGGAGCGGCTGATCCGGATCGCCGACGCCAGTTCGGACGAGAGTTTCTATTTCACGGTTTTCAACCGCCTGTTTTCGACCATGCGCGCCAGCTCCGGGAACGATGATTCGTCGCTCTCCGCGAATATCGAAAGCGTGCGCAGGCTTTGCGGTGGAGACGTCTCGGTCTTCCGGTTCGATGGGAACGGGGAGTATCTTCCGATTCCCCGATACGCTCCGCCCAACCGATATATCGTGGGCAAAATATGGGACATCCTCGCGGAAACGGCTGCATACCGCGAAGGCGACGAGCAACGATTGCAGAAAAAGATCCAGACGCTCCTCGGCTCAGAAGCAAACGCCGGCGGCATGAAGAAGAGCGAGGGACAGCCGATCAGCCTGAAAAAATCGGGAACGAGCGGCTATTTCTACTGGCGCCGATTCACGCCGCGAAGCAAGGCCGGCATCGCGATCGTCGCGTTTCCGATTCTGAAAACCCACCAGATTCTCGCGCGGCTTCGCGGAAGAACCGGTCCGATGGGCCCGGGAGATTTGAAACTGGCCTACTGGAGCCATGATTCGAACAAGCCTCTTTTCATTTCGGGGTCCGAGGCGAGGTTCTCCATCGTCCGCGACAGCATGGAAAAGAGTTCCGTCGAGACGCTCGTCGAGAACGGCCGTATCTGGAGCCACCTGACGACGGTCTCCGGGGTCTTCCTCGCGTCGTTCCCTCTCGGCGATGCCGGCAAGGGGGTCGGGCACGGCATGCTGAACCTGCTCATGACGCTCGTCATGGGGCTTCTGCTGATGTTCCTGTTCCGGCCCGAGTTCGATCTGAAGCGGATATACCTGAAAATCGGCAACAAGCTTCTCGCCATCCTCCTGGTCGCGATCGCCTTTCCGACCGTCTGCCTTCTGCTGGTGGGCGTCATCGCGATCGACGCGCACGAGCGCGTCCTGCTTACGCGCTTGAAAAAAGACCAGGTCGTCCGGCTTTCGGCGATCGAGGATGATTTCAGAAGCGAGTCGAAAGTATTCGCCGAGAATTGCCGGGCGCTGCTCGGAAAAAGCATCGAATCCTGGTCGCCGGAATCGTTCGCGGCGCATTGCGCGAGTCTGATGGAGGCGGGAGAAGCGGTCAGAATCGAACTGCGGGCGCTCGATGGCGAGCCGCTGTTCATACGTGATACGGGGGGCTGGTTCGCCGGTCTCGAGAAAACACAGGATGCCTACAGCAGGCATCAGATCAACAAGACGCTCTCGGACCGGCAAAAGCGTGAAGGAATCCCGCTGAAGCGGCCACTCGACAACTTTCTGTCGGATGCGTTCGAAACGGAAGGCTTCGGGTTTGAAAGAATCACCAGGGCGCCCGACACCGTTCATTCGTATAAAGTCGGCCTGAACGAGATGTTCTGGTATTGGTCCCCGATCGACGTTCCCGGCCACCCGGCCGCCATGCTGAACATCTTTCAGGCGAAAAACCTCGCGCGCGCCAGGTTTCTGCAACGGGTAGTGCGAAGGGCCGATCCCGACCTCGGTATTCTC
This DNA window, taken from Candidatus Ozemobacteraceae bacterium, encodes the following:
- a CDS encoding SpoIIE family protein phosphatase, producing MRTFLSKLLVIFIFGFLPAVSGYIAVGKLLEHGASSRVDRLGNRLRERLIRIADASSDESFYFTVFNRLFSTMRASSGNDDSSLSANIESVRRLCGGDVSVFRFDGNGEYLPIPRYAPPNRYIVGKIWDILAETAAYREGDEQRLQKKIQTLLGSEANAGGMKKSEGQPISLKKSGTSGYFYWRRFTPRSKAGIAIVAFPILKTHQILARLRGRTGPMGPGDLKLAYWSHDSNKPLFISGSEARFSIVRDSMEKSSVETLVENGRIWSHLTTVSGVFLASFPLGDAGKGVGHGMLNLLMTLVMGLLLMFLFRPEFDLKRIYLKIGNKLLAILLVAIAFPTVCLLLVGVIAIDAHERVLLTRLKKDQVVRLSAIEDDFRSESKVFAENCRALLGKSIESWSPESFAAHCASLMEAGEAVRIELRALDGEPLFIRDTGGWFAGLEKTQDAYSRHQINKTLSDRQKREGIPLKRPLDNFLSDAFETEGFGFERITRAPDTVHSYKVGLNEMFWYWSPIDVPGHPAAMLNIFQAKNLARARFLQRVVRRADPDLGILGAYDENRRQWLNPTITRLADVDAAMRAAILEGKPRMQTIAGKNRRYHALAFPGTVLSPFSMIVLTDERLIGDRIRAMHLSLALGMLAIFAVAIAIARLLTQAFLVPVLELDRGMQRLQQHRSDAAVSIEAGDEFGELGVSFNRMVEDLKEMNLAKTIQESLFPQQKQDIPGYGMGVFNLAATDLGGDYCDYVRIGPDRFLFLIGDVSGHGTSAALCMAMAKAAVFKAGREGLAFSEIPKTISSLLLRILRRKKMMTMLFVLLDTATGTLEMINAGHNWPVIVRRDGRLEEFKIIGLPLGVRESVKKEQVQTAVLEPGDFLFAYTDGLPECHDPKGNQFGHEAMYLELSKLAGLGPEKVIARMESVFRQFLAGGAQQDDMTILVVRRDHAVPERRSDDC
- a CDS encoding STAS domain-containing protein — encoded protein: MTENAFSFVISGDIYIVRPAGYLNGETCERLRLFLLEAVDRGSRKVLIDLAGVTVINSPGITKLLEVAEDLSATHKAALGFVGVSDLYRDVFQVTGLSGLSTIFDSETQAAEEL
- a CDS encoding C1 family peptidase encodes the protein MSSTVRTAFLAVALAVLPLAPGMPAFGATASATQFTGVVPMTDEQFLAIQEVRMVRKFTTLSGKPDVNLPPAVDLSPDFPPVGKQFDNTCPGWAVAYAVKSYHEKLEHGWNYGPNHIFSPTFITNLLYKSPDENGFRDHNALFLSIDVGCVPLSLFPYIPDDETVPSEDLRTFARAFRNLTFRRLPYGDIPTLKAILAGGDPVVCTMDIYSEFYKLNKKNPILKKITDTTIDSVHYLVIVGYDDKRHALKLYNSWGTEWGDNGTAWLDYDLYGKIVTHPVVLYDRPTPQDVVNYLADPHKKPETPLPSFEMPEIVLRRALRADDNPEALQKSLKDYSSYVPPADPSPPEWKAAPADEPLLIVPEEAGILVGENWLRLGDPLARAESFFSTSVSPKFAEYQKYGDDALVTQSFMDATAVGRIDLFGAKRTRVMTSRGVGIGTPKSRVRQVYRKPDMTVNDGRSETYFYRSAAKDWGGVKAVTSIGLEFRYGADKNVEGVSVFTAFVPAYTNTALKPISDAEVTKSKSPTKGDRVESREGGFAFTVPECFSRADKVVWPGIGVGYFIKGHVMRDSWMVTVKAFDVPGADRERLLAERIPADMKVYAMLGLGAPKPVTMGGTEWFVVEDAAGVFTNYYAVTPNRYYQVNIATDQPARDEPWVKEFFESITFTK